One region of Micromonospora ureilytica genomic DNA includes:
- a CDS encoding antibiotic biosynthesis monooxygenase family protein, producing MLVTNRFVVDVDTADGFTERAHAALTALAGRPGYLRGQLVRALDDPRHWSLVTEWESVGTYRRALGAFEVKVSAVPLLAESVDEPSAYEALATAAPGGAVVVAESDRAAGPYR from the coding sequence GTGTTGGTGACCAACCGGTTCGTGGTCGACGTCGATACCGCCGACGGCTTCACCGAACGGGCGCACGCCGCCCTCACCGCGCTGGCCGGCCGGCCCGGCTACCTGCGCGGCCAACTGGTCCGGGCGCTGGACGACCCCCGGCACTGGTCACTGGTCACCGAATGGGAGTCGGTCGGCACGTACCGGCGGGCGCTCGGCGCCTTCGAGGTCAAGGTCAGCGCCGTGCCGCTGCTCGCCGAGTCCGTCGACGAGCCCTCCGCCTACGAGGCGCTCGCCACCGCCGCCCCCGGCGGGGCCGTGGTCGTCGCCGAGAGTGATCGGGCTGCGGGTCCTTACCGCTGA